Proteins from a genomic interval of Uloborus diversus isolate 005 chromosome 4, Udiv.v.3.1, whole genome shotgun sequence:
- the LOC129220960 gene encoding uncharacterized protein LOC129220960, protein MLTVLCDCESIINSRPLTYVSDDVQDLTPITPSMFLQEIREIGVPDLDVLDHQKLNKRHAYTQKIRKDLRSRFRVEYLGQLRQPVTNRNNSPVLKVGDLVIVWTDNCKRIDWPLGRVLEVFTSKDGCVRVAKVKTKTGVFIRPVKKLCSLELGAVSSCELQKSKPPPVTVLEDLCCTTTTSSSPSLTALKLSSGVPSPELKVGSVENAQELN, encoded by the coding sequence ATGTTAACAGTCCTCTGCGACTGTGAGAGTATCATAAATTCGCGACCGTTGACTTACGTTAGTGATGACGTTCAAGATCTTACCCCGATTACACCTTCTATGTTTTTGCAAGAGATTAGAGAAATCGGTGTTCCAGACTTAGATGTGCTGGATcatcagaaattaaataaacgtCACGCGTATACACAGAAAATACGAAAAGATCTCCGTTCGAGATTTCGAGTGGAATATCTCGGACAGTTGCGACAACCTGTGACTAATAGAAATAATTCTCCAGTTCTAAAAGTTGGTGACTTAGTTATCGTGTGGACAGATAACTGTAAAAGAATTGACTGGCCACTCGGAAGAGTTCTAGAAGTGTTCACAAGTAAGGATGGATGTGTGCGAGTTGCTAAAGTCAAGACAAAAACGGGTGTCTTCATTCGTCCTGTTAAAAAGTTGTGTTCTCTGGAGTTGGGAGCGGTGTCATCTTGTGAGCTTCAAAAGTCAAAACCCCCTCCTGTGACTGTTCTTGAGGATTTGTGTTGCACCACCACCACCAGTTCATCACCTAGCCTGACAGCATTGAAGTTGAGTTCCGGAGTCCCGAGCCCTGAACTCAAGGTGGGGAGTGTGGAAAACGcccaagaactgaactga